A genomic segment from Paenibacillus sp. FSL K6-1096 encodes:
- a CDS encoding C40 family peptidase produces the protein MKKKLAAAVLSLSIIFTIGAGSAFADSKMDKVIDKAIGTKYVSGGTTTNGFDCSGFTMYVFDKIGINLPHQSGSQYQMGSAVSRDELRAGDLVFFNTNGRGVSHVGIYVGDGDFAHASSSRGVTISSLSDSYYVNRYIGAKRIMSTDAYKTVATDSQDNDDVQ, from the coding sequence TTGAAGAAGAAGCTAGCAGCCGCAGTACTGAGCTTATCCATTATCTTCACAATCGGGGCAGGAAGCGCTTTCGCGGATTCCAAGATGGATAAGGTGATCGACAAGGCCATCGGAACCAAATACGTATCCGGCGGTACTACCACCAATGGCTTTGATTGCTCCGGATTCACCATGTATGTTTTTGATAAGATCGGCATTAATCTGCCGCACCAATCGGGTTCCCAATACCAGATGGGCTCAGCCGTATCCCGTGATGAGCTAAGAGCAGGCGATCTTGTATTCTTCAATACCAATGGCAGAGGCGTCTCCCATGTCGGCATTTATGTCGGTGACGGCGATTTCGCACATGCTTCTTCTTCCCGCGGGGTTACCATCAGTTCGCTTAGCGACAGCTATTATGTCAACCGTTATATCGGTGCCAAGCGCATTATGAGCACAGACGCTTACAAGACGGTAGCGACGGATTCCCAGGACAACGACGACGTACAATAG
- the motB gene encoding flagellar motor protein MotB has protein sequence MSKKTRHEDHEEHADESWLLPYSDLMTLLVALFLVMYAMSATDAVKFQQMAEAFNSALSGGGGVLEYRSDSPTDTQLDQGKKDKMNSVIDKNTGTAELSKLRAKEQEDLEKLKKQFDQYIKNNGMTDLLSTKLNQSQLMITISDNALFASGQAVVKDDARQLAKSISTMLQQFPDYEVLVQGHTDNVPISNSTYSSNWDLSVDRALHFMKILLLNPNLDPTKFSPTGSGEYHPIASNATEAGRAKNRRVEVSILRKYKDPAAETTDVTNAAPPAQ, from the coding sequence GTGAGCAAAAAGACTAGGCATGAGGATCACGAAGAACATGCCGACGAATCCTGGCTGCTGCCTTATTCTGACCTGATGACCCTGCTGGTCGCGCTGTTCCTGGTTATGTATGCCATGAGTGCTACGGACGCTGTGAAATTTCAGCAGATGGCCGAAGCCTTCAACTCAGCGCTCAGCGGCGGCGGCGGCGTTCTGGAATACCGGTCCGATTCGCCTACGGATACCCAGCTGGACCAGGGCAAGAAAGACAAAATGAACAGTGTGATTGACAAGAATACCGGAACGGCCGAGCTGTCCAAGCTTCGCGCCAAGGAGCAGGAAGACCTGGAGAAGCTGAAGAAGCAGTTCGATCAATATATTAAGAATAACGGAATGACCGACTTGCTCAGCACGAAGCTGAACCAGTCCCAGCTGATGATTACGATCAGCGACAACGCTCTGTTCGCCTCGGGGCAGGCGGTGGTGAAGGATGATGCCCGCCAGCTCGCCAAGTCCATCTCTACGATGCTGCAGCAATTCCCGGATTACGAGGTATTGGTGCAGGGACATACCGATAATGTTCCGATCTCTAACAGCACATACTCCTCGAACTGGGACCTAAGCGTGGACCGGGCCCTTCATTTCATGAAGATTCTGCTGCTGAATCCGAACCTGGACCCGACGAAGTTCAGCCCGACCGGCTCTGGCGAATATCATCCCATCGCTTCCAATGCTACGGAGGCCGGGCGGGCCAAGAACCGCCGGGTGGAAGTGTCAATTCTCCGCAAGTATAAAGATCCGGCGGCAGAGACTACTGATGTAACCAATGCAGCCCCTCCCGCCCAATGA
- a CDS encoding GNAT family protein — protein MSFKLYNTPQGIYLSLLELKDAEALLQLRLNNRTAHQEFEPLRDEDYYTLESQHHLINQRRLETQVDRAYMFGIFLLSGELIGQITISNVVRGVGQYADIGYWIDHTRQGKGYASTAVHLVLEYAFRSLGLHRVQAAILPHNNASRRVLEKNGFQAEGLARRYIKINGEWQDHRTYAILAEDFLTRAETASE, from the coding sequence ATGTCATTCAAGCTGTATAACACCCCTCAGGGGATTTATCTCTCGCTGCTGGAGCTTAAGGATGCCGAGGCGCTGCTTCAACTGCGTCTGAACAACCGCACCGCCCATCAGGAATTTGAACCGCTGCGGGATGAGGATTACTACACGCTGGAGAGCCAGCATCATCTGATTAATCAGCGCAGACTGGAGACTCAGGTGGACCGGGCGTATATGTTCGGCATCTTTCTTCTGAGCGGTGAGCTGATCGGACAGATTACAATCTCCAATGTAGTCCGTGGAGTGGGGCAATATGCCGACATTGGCTATTGGATTGACCACACCCGGCAGGGCAAAGGGTACGCCAGCACAGCCGTCCATCTCGTCCTGGAGTACGCCTTCCGCTCTCTGGGGCTCCACCGGGTACAGGCTGCCATCCTGCCCCATAACAACGCCTCACGCAGAGTACTGGAGAAGAACGGCTTTCAGGCAGAGGGACTGGCCCGCCGTTACATTAAGATTAACGGAGAATGGCAGGACCACCGCACTTATGCCATCCTGGCGGAGGACTTTCTGACCAGGGCAGAGACGGCCTCTGAATGA
- a CDS encoding DUF6612 family protein, producing the protein MNKKWGLSAAALMLSAALILPGCAKKEEPKEALTAAASKATTDMKSYEMKTKLVINDLTIDTGTNEADASTGQIMSMLKNAELTIDGVYQAEPMQTELTTVLNLKGDMAMSFTVPMVMTGDKLYVKVPSIPFLPIPETIVNKFVELDLKELAEQQGAEFNPSQMDAQKMQKLSNEVMNTLLGEYDETKYFSNIKPKDAGLPEGVEAKQVVQFKVTNDNVKEALTILVNNAMPKIIDILGKDEYKDLLQIEPARLAEAKEELQSSEARAEFDKNLADLNKYLTINQFHLNTALNKDDYPVYQDMLMDIKVNDPDKGENVTVSMNASNQYSKINEKQTFKIGIPQGDDVITLEELQQQFGGSGMSTTY; encoded by the coding sequence ATGAACAAAAAATGGGGGTTGTCCGCTGCCGCACTGATGCTTAGTGCTGCATTGATCCTGCCGGGATGTGCGAAGAAGGAGGAACCGAAGGAAGCTCTGACCGCTGCCGCATCCAAGGCTACGACGGACATGAAATCTTACGAAATGAAGACGAAGCTTGTCATAAATGATCTGACAATTGATACAGGCACGAATGAAGCAGACGCATCAACCGGGCAGATCATGAGTATGCTGAAGAACGCTGAGCTTACCATTGATGGTGTCTACCAGGCAGAGCCTATGCAGACAGAGCTTACTACAGTTCTGAATCTCAAAGGGGATATGGCCATGTCCTTCACAGTTCCAATGGTCATGACTGGCGACAAGTTGTACGTTAAGGTGCCTTCAATTCCGTTCCTGCCGATTCCGGAGACGATTGTAAATAAATTCGTTGAGCTGGATCTTAAAGAGCTGGCGGAGCAGCAGGGAGCAGAATTCAATCCTTCACAGATGGATGCACAGAAGATGCAGAAGCTGTCGAATGAAGTGATGAATACCTTGCTTGGCGAATATGATGAGACAAAGTACTTCAGCAATATTAAGCCCAAGGATGCCGGCCTGCCTGAAGGCGTAGAAGCCAAGCAGGTCGTTCAGTTCAAGGTGACTAACGATAATGTCAAAGAGGCGCTCACCATTCTGGTGAACAATGCGATGCCGAAGATTATCGATATTCTGGGCAAGGACGAATACAAGGATCTGCTGCAGATTGAACCTGCCAGACTGGCTGAAGCCAAAGAAGAGCTTCAATCCAGTGAAGCTCGTGCTGAATTCGACAAGAATCTGGCTGACCTGAACAAATATCTGACGATCAACCAGTTCCACCTGAATACGGCCCTCAATAAAGACGATTATCCGGTATATCAGGATATGTTGATGGATATTAAGGTAAACGACCCTGATAAGGGTGAGAATGTGACTGTATCGATGAATGCCAGCAACCAGTACAGCAAGATCAACGAGAAACAGACCTTCAAGATTGGTATTCCGCAAGGCGATGATGTGATTACCCTCGAAGAGCTGCAGCAGCAGTTCGGCGGTTCGGGTATGAGCACTACTTATTAA
- the serS gene encoding serine--tRNA ligase encodes MLDVKVLRSDYARVEEALNKRGKSLDLIAGFPELDLRRRELLQETEGLKNRRNTVSADVAKKKKNGEPAEDLIAEMRTVSDRIKELDDEVRELEAKIDELTMSIPNIPHESVPVGKSEEDNVEVRRWSEPKEFGFTPKSHWELAQELDIIDFEAAAKVTGSRFVFYKGLGARLERALINFMMDLHSGEHNYEEMLPPYIVNKDSLYGTGQLPKFEEDLFKLRDTEYYLIPTAEVPVTNYYREEILTAADLPKYHVAYSSCFRSEAGSAGRDTRGLIRQHQFNKVELVKLASPETSYEELEKMTADAERVLQLLGLPYRVLLLCTADMGFTSAKTYDLEVWLPESGMYREISSCSNTEDFQARRANIRYRKEPKAKPEFVHTLNGSALAVGRTVAAILENYQQEDGSVLIPECLQPYMRNVKSISPRTAQ; translated from the coding sequence GTGTTAGATGTTAAAGTATTGCGCAGTGATTATGCCAGAGTTGAAGAGGCGCTGAATAAAAGAGGGAAATCGCTTGATCTCATTGCCGGCTTCCCGGAGCTTGACCTGCGCCGCCGCGAGCTGTTGCAGGAAACGGAAGGCCTCAAAAACCGCCGGAATACCGTCTCGGCAGACGTGGCCAAGAAGAAGAAGAATGGCGAGCCGGCCGAGGATCTGATCGCAGAAATGCGTACCGTATCCGACCGGATCAAAGAGCTGGACGATGAGGTACGCGAGCTTGAAGCCAAGATTGATGAGCTGACGATGAGCATTCCGAACATTCCGCATGAGTCGGTGCCTGTCGGCAAGTCTGAGGAAGATAATGTCGAAGTCCGCCGCTGGTCGGAGCCCAAAGAATTCGGCTTCACGCCGAAATCACACTGGGAGCTGGCGCAGGAGCTGGATATTATTGATTTTGAAGCGGCTGCCAAGGTTACGGGTTCCCGGTTCGTGTTCTATAAGGGCCTGGGGGCCAGACTGGAGCGGGCGCTGATTAACTTCATGATGGATCTGCACAGCGGTGAGCACAACTATGAGGAAATGCTGCCGCCGTATATCGTCAATAAGGACAGCCTGTACGGAACAGGACAGCTGCCGAAGTTCGAAGAGGATCTGTTCAAGCTGCGGGATACTGAATATTATCTGATTCCTACAGCGGAAGTGCCTGTGACGAACTATTACCGGGAAGAGATTCTGACGGCTGCCGATCTGCCAAAGTATCATGTGGCCTACAGCTCCTGCTTCCGGTCAGAAGCCGGATCTGCCGGACGCGATACGCGCGGCCTGATCCGCCAGCATCAGTTCAATAAGGTGGAGCTGGTGAAGCTGGCCAGTCCGGAGACCTCCTATGAGGAGCTGGAGAAGATGACAGCCGATGCGGAACGTGTTCTGCAGCTTCTGGGCTTGCCTTACCGCGTCCTGCTGCTGTGTACAGCCGATATGGGCTTCACCTCCGCGAAGACGTATGATCTGGAGGTATGGCTGCCGGAGAGCGGAATGTACCGTGAGATCTCCTCCTGCTCCAATACAGAGGACTTCCAGGCCCGCCGCGCCAATATCCGCTACCGTAAGGAGCCTAAGGCCAAACCGGAATTCGTGCATACACTGAACGGCTCTGCACTTGCTGTGGGCCGCACCGTAGCTGCGATTCTGGAGAATTACCAGCAGGAGGACGGAAGCGTACTGATTCCGGAATGCCTGCAGCCGTATATGCGGAATGTGAAGTCGATCAGCCCGAGAACTGCCCAATAA
- the motA gene encoding flagellar motor stator protein MotA, which yields MEISTILGLVFGLIAVVWGMVLKHAPLASLNNPAAYVIIFLGTTASVFMAFPMSEVKNFPKLMKILFVKRKMIGKPELITMFMDWASITRREGLLALESSVDEIEDAFLRNGMRMIIDGNDQEFVRDVLMEDIHATEDRHKAGALIFSQAGMYAPTLGVLGAVIGLIAALGDMSNMDVLAHAIAGAFIATLLGIFTGYVMWHPMSNKLKRISKKEIEVRLMMVEGLLSIQSGVSTIAINQKLSVFLTPSERAKLSEKEGGSSEQKD from the coding sequence ATGGAAATTTCAACAATTCTGGGCCTGGTGTTTGGTCTGATCGCTGTAGTGTGGGGGATGGTCCTTAAGCATGCTCCGCTGGCCAGCTTGAACAACCCCGCGGCCTACGTCATTATCTTTCTGGGGACGACCGCTTCCGTCTTCATGGCCTTTCCTATGTCAGAGGTTAAGAACTTCCCTAAGCTCATGAAGATTCTGTTCGTCAAAAGAAAGATGATCGGCAAGCCGGAGCTGATCACCATGTTCATGGACTGGGCTTCGATCACCCGCCGCGAGGGCCTGCTGGCTTTGGAATCCAGCGTGGATGAAATCGAGGATGCCTTCTTACGGAACGGCATGCGGATGATCATTGACGGCAACGATCAGGAATTCGTCCGCGATGTCTTAATGGAGGATATCCACGCAACCGAGGATAGACACAAAGCCGGCGCACTGATCTTCTCCCAAGCGGGGATGTACGCTCCAACACTAGGGGTGCTGGGGGCGGTTATCGGGCTGATTGCCGCCTTGGGCGATATGAGTAATATGGACGTCCTGGCTCACGCCATTGCCGGTGCCTTCATTGCTACCCTGCTGGGGATATTCACCGGTTATGTCATGTGGCACCCCATGTCCAACAAGCTGAAGCGGATCTCCAAGAAGGAGATTGAAGTCCGTCTGATGATGGTAGAGGGTCTGCTCTCAATACAGTCCGGGGTATCGACCATTGCCATTAACCAGAAGCTGTCAGTCTTCCTGACTCCGTCCGAACGCGCCAAGCTGAGCGAGAAGGAGGGCGGTTCGAGTGAGCAAAAAGACTAG
- a CDS encoding ATP-binding protein has translation MSIKTKLSVILFGSVLLILMLNLTLNLYAARNNLRNESVSNMKITAKQVAVSVEQSSYSSNYVQHKIAQNLRLIAILASYELDPDINNIDNRQLKDLANKLAVSNISLLVKTDDDIVVAKSSDPAEIGLSTKGMGYWYVAFLELFAGQRVSVDKGQSLENFWSGPFEFSTSNPDFIDKWGYYYDGKRNYIIDPYVRSTAVSDYVKIMNPEEIIQESKAVNPGILEITGINPQTFGSSSMMPDGTDPKNTKLRNRPIQYGSYTYGNIAEDKAAIRDALNKSEPVTLDTEALGKRVLKSFIPISQPGAGDYVISVVMDYSTISSVIKEQLFNNITTSVLLLVVFLLASYIMAGVVTRPIKDILAKVNDVAKGKFEPPLNVASRDELGQLAQRINAMTSHLLQHTNRLGQTLEENRAVKEHLESVINGTSDAIHTVDMEGRIISTNRAFEELYGWGAEDALVKPPYLVPATVQEQENIRLQLLKDGATLPPVETVRLKRDGSLVEVSVSSSVIRDEEGQPQSVVHVSRDMTERNRIEELLRRSEKLTTVGQLAAGVAHEIRNPLTTLRGFLQLQQEKKVLVPLHIDLMLSELDRINMIVSEFLILAKPQAVHFQQRDLRHIVGDVVSLLDSQAHLFGIEFATNFSPEPAMVHCEENQLKQVFINVIKNAIEAMPDGGTITLEQHRQDDSIVVIITDEGGGVPEEMLPKLGEPFFTNKESGTGLGLMVSQRIIQAHKGSLEISSEYGRGAQVIIKLPEAGASGPADGMNTERSEDNHENQ, from the coding sequence TTGTCCATCAAAACGAAGTTATCAGTGATTCTATTTGGCTCTGTACTCCTGATCCTGATGCTCAATCTTACACTTAATCTGTATGCTGCCCGGAATAACCTGCGTAATGAAAGTGTAAGCAATATGAAGATCACGGCGAAGCAGGTGGCCGTCTCGGTGGAACAGAGCAGTTACAGCTCCAACTATGTTCAGCACAAAATTGCCCAGAACCTCCGGCTGATCGCCATTCTGGCGTCGTATGAGCTGGACCCGGACATTAACAATATTGATAATAGACAGCTAAAGGATCTGGCGAATAAGCTTGCAGTGTCTAATATTTCGCTGCTGGTCAAGACGGATGATGATATTGTCGTTGCCAAGTCATCGGACCCTGCGGAGATCGGGCTGTCAACCAAGGGAATGGGGTACTGGTATGTAGCCTTTCTTGAGCTGTTTGCAGGCCAGCGCGTCTCTGTGGACAAGGGGCAGTCGCTGGAGAATTTCTGGTCCGGCCCGTTTGAGTTTTCGACATCCAATCCCGATTTTATCGACAAATGGGGTTACTATTACGACGGCAAGCGCAACTATATCATAGATCCGTATGTCCGCAGCACAGCGGTAAGCGACTATGTCAAAATCATGAATCCGGAAGAGATTATCCAGGAATCCAAGGCCGTCAACCCGGGGATTCTGGAGATTACGGGCATTAATCCGCAGACCTTCGGTTCGTCCAGCATGATGCCTGACGGCACCGATCCCAAGAATACGAAGCTGCGCAACCGTCCGATTCAATATGGAAGCTACACTTACGGCAATATAGCAGAGGATAAGGCGGCCATCCGGGATGCGCTGAACAAGAGTGAACCGGTAACCCTGGATACAGAAGCCCTCGGCAAAAGAGTACTGAAGAGCTTCATCCCCATCTCACAGCCCGGTGCAGGGGATTACGTCATCAGTGTGGTCATGGACTATTCTACAATCTCCTCTGTCATTAAGGAGCAATTGTTCAATAATATTACCACATCGGTATTACTGCTGGTTGTTTTCTTGCTGGCCAGTTATATTATGGCCGGTGTTGTGACACGCCCGATTAAGGATATACTGGCTAAGGTGAACGATGTGGCCAAAGGGAAGTTCGAGCCGCCACTGAATGTGGCCAGCCGCGATGAGCTTGGGCAGCTGGCCCAGCGGATTAATGCGATGACCTCGCATTTGCTGCAGCACACGAACCGGCTTGGCCAGACACTGGAGGAGAACCGGGCAGTGAAGGAGCACCTGGAATCGGTGATTAACGGAACCTCGGATGCGATTCACACCGTGGACATGGAAGGGCGGATCATCAGCACGAACAGGGCTTTTGAGGAGCTCTACGGCTGGGGAGCGGAGGATGCGCTGGTCAAGCCGCCGTATCTTGTACCGGCTACGGTACAGGAGCAGGAGAATATCCGCCTGCAGCTGCTGAAGGACGGGGCGACACTGCCGCCGGTGGAGACTGTCCGGCTCAAGCGGGACGGCTCGCTGGTGGAGGTCAGTGTCAGCAGCTCGGTGATCCGGGATGAAGAGGGGCAGCCCCAGTCGGTGGTGCATGTCTCGCGTGATATGACCGAGCGCAACCGGATTGAGGAGCTGCTCCGGCGTTCCGAGAAGCTTACTACGGTCGGCCAGCTTGCGGCTGGGGTAGCCCATGAGATCCGTAATCCGTTGACTACCTTAAGGGGCTTCCTGCAGCTTCAGCAGGAGAAGAAGGTGCTGGTCCCCCTGCATATTGACCTGATGCTCTCGGAGCTGGACCGGATTAATATGATTGTCAGCGAGTTTCTGATTCTGGCCAAGCCGCAGGCCGTTCATTTCCAGCAGAGGGATCTGCGGCATATTGTCGGCGATGTGGTCTCGCTGCTCGACAGCCAGGCGCATCTGTTCGGCATAGAGTTTGCTACGAACTTCTCGCCAGAACCAGCCATGGTGCATTGTGAAGAGAATCAGCTGAAGCAGGTCTTTATCAATGTCATCAAGAACGCAATCGAAGCGATGCCGGACGGGGGAACGATTACCCTGGAGCAGCACCGGCAGGATGATTCAATCGTCGTTATCATTACGGATGAGGGCGGAGGCGTTCCCGAAGAGATGCTGCCCAAGCTGGGGGAGCCGTTCTTCACGAATAAAGAATCAGGCACCGGGCTGGGCCTGATGGTCAGCCAGCGGATTATCCAGGCCCACAAGGGCAGTCTGGAGATCAGCAGCGAGTATGGCCGGGGCGCGCAGGTCATTATCAAGCTGCCGGAAGCGGGAGCGTCTGGTCCTGCAGACGGCATGAATACAGAACGGAGTGAAGACAACCATGAGAATCAATAA
- a CDS encoding pseudouridine synthase → MRINKFISETGYCSRREADKLVEGGRVTINGEPASLGSQAEAGDIVLIDGKPLEKGHRVVYIALHKPVGITSTTEAHVQGNIVDFIGHEERIFPIGRLDKDSEGLILLTNDGDIVNKILRAEGKHEKEYVVTVDRPVTPSFLTGMASGVKILGSKTLPCEVTRVSERVFRIVLTEGKNRQIRRMCSAFGYEVRRLQRIRVMNIRLGALKTGEWRELTLQEKQELGGMLNYQLQ, encoded by the coding sequence ATGAGAATCAATAAATTCATCAGTGAGACAGGCTACTGTTCACGCCGTGAAGCGGACAAGCTGGTGGAAGGGGGAAGAGTGACCATCAACGGTGAGCCCGCTTCCCTGGGCAGCCAGGCTGAAGCCGGGGATATAGTGCTGATTGACGGCAAGCCGCTGGAGAAGGGCCACAGGGTCGTCTATATTGCGCTCCATAAGCCGGTAGGGATCACCTCCACAACGGAAGCGCATGTGCAGGGCAATATTGTCGATTTCATCGGCCACGAGGAGCGCATCTTCCCCATCGGCCGGCTGGATAAGGATTCGGAGGGTCTGATTCTTCTGACCAATGACGGGGATATCGTGAACAAAATATTACGTGCAGAGGGCAAGCATGAGAAGGAATACGTGGTGACTGTGGACCGGCCGGTTACGCCGTCTTTCCTCACCGGTATGGCCTCGGGAGTGAAGATTCTGGGCAGCAAGACGCTGCCCTGCGAAGTCACACGTGTCAGCGAGCGGGTATTCCGCATTGTGCTGACCGAGGGCAAGAACCGGCAAATCCGCCGGATGTGCAGCGCCTTCGGATATGAGGTGCGGCGGCTGCAGCGCATCCGGGTTATGAATATCCGCCTGGGTGCCCTGAAGACCGGAGAATGGCGCGAGCTGACCCTGCAGGAGAAGCAGGAGCTGGGCGGTATGCTGAATTATCAGCTGCAATAA
- a CDS encoding small acid-soluble spore protein P, whose amino-acid sequence MSKPKSMPVPGVQQDGQEPRKEHHSSGPEPLSGSKKVKQANHVDHHNPQG is encoded by the coding sequence ATGAGCAAGCCAAAGAGTATGCCGGTTCCCGGTGTACAGCAGGACGGTCAGGAGCCCCGTAAAGAGCATCATTCTTCAGGGCCGGAGCCGCTGTCCGGGTCCAAAAAGGTGAAGCAGGCCAATCATGTGGATCATCATAATCCTCAGGGCTGA
- the tadA gene encoding tRNA adenosine(34) deaminase TadA, with product MAEAIGEARKAEALGEVPIGAVVVHNNAIIGRGYNLRETTLDSTAHAEMVAIREASTALGSWRLLDCRLYVTLEPCPMCAGAMVQARVPLTVYGTPDPKAGCAGTLMNLLEESRFNHRTEVIQGVLQEECAELLTSFFRRLRQQRPARL from the coding sequence ATGGCAGAAGCGATCGGAGAAGCGCGTAAGGCCGAAGCCCTGGGCGAGGTGCCGATCGGGGCAGTTGTCGTTCATAACAATGCCATCATCGGCCGGGGCTATAATCTGCGTGAGACCACGCTCGATTCCACCGCCCATGCAGAGATGGTCGCGATCCGTGAAGCAAGCACTGCCCTCGGGTCATGGCGTCTGCTCGATTGCAGGCTCTACGTTACGCTGGAGCCCTGCCCGATGTGCGCAGGCGCGATGGTTCAGGCCCGCGTGCCGCTTACCGTATACGGGACACCTGACCCCAAGGCGGGCTGTGCAGGCACCCTGATGAACCTGCTGGAGGAATCCCGCTTCAATCACCGGACCGAGGTGATCCAGGGTGTCCTGCAGGAAGAATGCGCGGAGCTGCTGACCTCCTTCTTCCGCCGGCTGCGGCAGCAGAGGCCTGCCCGGCTCTAA
- a CDS encoding 4a-hydroxytetrahydrobiopterin dehydratase has product MQFTEEELQEEVGKLEGWRLEKESLVRKYMFSEYMKGIAFVDEVAAISEAFDHHPHITIDYKTVILRLAADAEKLDIRQAHQFNEAFEKNR; this is encoded by the coding sequence TTGCAATTTACAGAGGAAGAGCTGCAGGAAGAGGTCGGCAAGCTGGAGGGCTGGAGGCTGGAGAAGGAGAGCCTGGTGCGCAAGTACATGTTCAGTGAATACATGAAGGGAATCGCTTTTGTGGATGAGGTGGCTGCCATCTCGGAAGCATTCGATCATCATCCGCACATCACCATTGATTACAAGACCGTTATTCTGCGCCTGGCTGCAGATGCGGAGAAGCTGGATATCCGCCAGGCCCATCAATTTAATGAGGCCTTTGAGAAGAACCGTTAG
- the pdxT gene encoding pyridoxal 5'-phosphate synthase glutaminase subunit PdxT, protein MRIGVLALQGAVTEHIVSIGKTGAEGVAIKRTEQLSEIDGLIIPGGESTTIGKLMRKYGFIEAIREFAGQGKPIFGTCAGMIVLAKQIEGGESAHLELMDITVARNAFGRQRESFECDLEVKGITEPVRAVFIRAPLITGTGKDVDVLAVYNSEIVTARQGNLLVSSFHPELTDDYRLHQYFADMVEGRIAANL, encoded by the coding sequence ATGAGAATAGGAGTACTGGCGCTGCAGGGCGCTGTAACGGAGCATATAGTTAGTATCGGGAAGACCGGGGCTGAAGGAGTGGCAATCAAGCGTACAGAGCAGCTTAGCGAGATAGACGGCCTGATTATTCCCGGCGGTGAGAGTACAACCATCGGCAAGTTAATGCGCAAATACGGCTTTATCGAGGCGATCCGCGAGTTTGCCGGGCAGGGGAAGCCGATCTTCGGCACCTGCGCCGGTATGATTGTATTGGCGAAGCAGATCGAAGGCGGAGAATCCGCTCATCTGGAGCTGATGGATATTACTGTTGCCCGGAATGCCTTCGGCCGCCAGCGGGAAAGCTTTGAATGTGATCTTGAGGTGAAAGGCATCACCGAGCCAGTGAGGGCGGTATTTATCCGCGCGCCGCTGATTACCGGAACGGGTAAGGACGTTGATGTGCTTGCTGTCTATAACAGTGAGATTGTAACAGCGCGCCAGGGCAACCTGCTGGTTTCTTCCTTTCACCCGGAATTGACTGATGATTATAGGCTGCATCAATATTTTGCCGATATGGTTGAGGGCAGGATTGCGGCCAATCTATAG
- a CDS encoding cytochrome c, translated as MQKWIMSGLFFAACAFAVILMFTLPGKSEVAEENKPTMPEVVLDAASAEATVQASCISCHGDQLQGGVGPSLQQEGGKHDAAQIFTIVTKGRGQMPPFKDKLAPEEIANIALWLAEKK; from the coding sequence ATGCAGAAATGGATCATGAGCGGTTTGTTTTTTGCCGCCTGCGCCTTTGCAGTGATCTTAATGTTTACCTTACCCGGCAAGTCCGAGGTGGCCGAAGAGAATAAACCAACGATGCCTGAGGTGGTGCTGGATGCTGCCAGTGCAGAGGCTACCGTGCAGGCCAGCTGTATCTCCTGCCACGGTGACCAGCTTCAGGGCGGTGTAGGCCCCAGCCTGCAGCAGGAAGGCGGCAAGCACGATGCAGCACAGATCTTCACGATTGTCACCAAGGGACGCGGGCAAATGCCTCCTTTCAAAGACAAGCTGGCCCCTGAAGAAATTGCCAACATTGCGTTATGGCTGGCCGAGAAGAAATAA
- a CDS encoding GNAT family protein — MIRSPLTFYVVPMESLHAEEICKWEYSPPYNIYGWMSWEQMQALGVEFGDPQLRSEQYVSVVDGQGILCGFAQLFPMEGVVRLGVGMRPDLCGNGLGQQFMKAIVQAALARYPEREIDLEVLTWNQRAIRAYQKSGFTITDTYERRTPTGNKPFYCMVYDK; from the coding sequence ATGATTCGTTCTCCGCTAACCTTTTATGTAGTACCGATGGAATCGCTTCATGCCGAAGAGATCTGCAAGTGGGAATATAGCCCGCCTTACAATATATACGGCTGGATGTCCTGGGAGCAGATGCAGGCACTAGGCGTGGAATTCGGGGACCCGCAGCTGCGCAGCGAGCAATATGTTTCTGTGGTGGACGGACAAGGCATTCTGTGCGGGTTCGCCCAGCTGTTCCCCATGGAGGGTGTAGTCAGGCTCGGCGTGGGGATGCGGCCGGACCTGTGCGGCAATGGCCTGGGGCAGCAGTTCATGAAGGCTATCGTGCAGGCTGCACTGGCCCGTTACCCGGAGCGGGAGATCGATCTGGAGGTGTTGACCTGGAATCAGCGCGCTATCCGCGCTTACCAGAAGAGCGGGTTCACCATAACCGATACGTATGAACGCAGAACGCCTACCGGCAATAAGCCGTTTTATTGCATGGTCTATGACAAATAA